A region of Lichenibacterium dinghuense DNA encodes the following proteins:
- a CDS encoding acyl carrier protein: MSDVEERVKKIVVEHLGVEPDKVVDNANFIDDLGADSLDTVELVMAFEEEFGVEIPDDAAETIVTVGDAVRFLEKNKKA, translated from the coding sequence ATGAGCGATGTCGAAGAGCGCGTGAAGAAGATCGTCGTCGAGCACCTGGGCGTCGAGCCCGACAAGGTGGTCGACAACGCCAACTTCATCGATGACCTCGGGGCCGACTCGCTCGACACCGTCGAACTGGTCATGGCCTTCGAGGAAGAGTTCGGGGTGGAGATCCCGGACGACGCGGCCGAGACGATCGTGACGGTCGGCGACGCCGTGCGCTTCCTGGAGAAGAACAAGAAGGCCTGA
- the rpsR gene encoding 30S ribosomal protein S18 — translation MSTAPRRPFFRRRKTCPFSGPNAPKIDHKDTRLLSRYISERGKIVPSRITAVSAKKQRELATAIKRARFLGLLPYVIR, via the coding sequence ATGTCCACCGCCCCGCGCCGCCCCTTCTTCCGCCGTCGGAAGACCTGCCCGTTCTCCGGCCCCAACGCGCCGAAGATCGACCACAAGGACACGCGCCTGCTGTCGCGCTACATCTCCGAGCGCGGCAAGATCGTGCCGTCCCGCATCACGGCGGTGTCGGCCAAGAAGCAGCGCGAGCTCGCCACCGCGATCAAGCGCGCCCGCTTCCTGGGCCTGCTGCCCTACGTGATCCGCTGA
- the fabD gene encoding ACP S-malonyltransferase — MTTAFIFPGQGSQAVGMGRALADAHPAAARVFAEVDDALGQPLSRLMFDGPEAELTLTSNAQPALMAVSLAALRVLEAEAGLDLRSGASYLAGHSLGEYSALAAAGTFSVAEAARLLRLRGDAMQAAVPVGQGAMAALIGVEPEAAAAIAADAAAGEVCDVANDNGGGQVVLSGSAAAVDRAVAIAKARGVKRAVLLAVSAPFHCALMRPAADAMAEALDAAEVADSALPVVANVLARPVDTAGEIVGCLVGQVCGTVRWRESIAWMAGAGVTRFVEVGSGKVLSGLVKRIAPAAATLNVGTPDDVARFIEAAASGA, encoded by the coding sequence ATGACGACGGCCTTCATCTTCCCCGGACAGGGCTCCCAGGCGGTCGGAATGGGCCGCGCCCTCGCGGATGCCCATCCCGCCGCCGCCCGCGTCTTCGCCGAGGTCGACGACGCCCTCGGCCAGCCGCTGTCGCGGCTCATGTTCGACGGGCCCGAGGCCGAGCTGACGCTCACGTCGAACGCCCAGCCCGCCCTCATGGCGGTGAGCCTCGCGGCCCTGCGCGTGCTCGAAGCCGAGGCCGGGCTCGACCTGAGGTCCGGTGCGTCCTACCTCGCCGGCCACTCGCTCGGCGAATATTCGGCGCTGGCCGCCGCCGGCACCTTCTCGGTCGCCGAGGCCGCGCGCCTGCTGCGCTTGCGCGGCGACGCCATGCAGGCCGCGGTGCCGGTGGGGCAGGGCGCCATGGCGGCGCTGATCGGCGTCGAGCCCGAGGCCGCGGCCGCCATCGCGGCCGACGCGGCGGCCGGCGAAGTCTGCGACGTCGCCAACGACAACGGCGGCGGCCAGGTGGTGCTGTCGGGCTCCGCCGCGGCGGTCGACCGCGCGGTCGCGATCGCCAAGGCGCGCGGCGTCAAGCGCGCCGTGCTGCTCGCCGTGTCGGCGCCCTTCCATTGCGCGCTGATGCGCCCCGCGGCCGACGCCATGGCGGAGGCGCTCGACGCGGCCGAGGTGGCCGATTCCGCGCTGCCGGTCGTCGCCAACGTGCTGGCCCGCCCCGTCGACACCGCGGGCGAGATCGTCGGCTGCCTCGTCGGCCAGGTCTGCGGCACCGTGCGCTGGCGCGAATCGATCGCGTGGATGGCCGGCGCCGGGGTCACCCGCTTCGTCGAGGTGGGGTCCGGCAAGGTGCTGTCGGGCCTGGTCAAGCGCATCGCGCCCGCCGCCGCGACGCTGAACGTCGGCACGCCCGACGACGTCGCGCGATTCATCGAAGCCGCCGCATCCGGCGCCTGA
- the rpsF gene encoding 30S ribosomal protein S6: MALYEHVFLARQDVTAQQVETLTEQLKSIITAGGGKIAKSEYWGIKSLAYRVKKNRRAHFTLLNIDAPAAAVAEMERQMRINEDVIRLLTIRVDEHEEGPSAMLRKREDSDRDDRGERGERRGGSGRFDRERGGGGDRGGRFSGRAPAAATQPAGEA, translated from the coding sequence ATGGCTCTCTACGAGCACGTGTTCCTTGCTCGCCAGGACGTCACGGCCCAGCAGGTCGAGACGCTCACCGAGCAACTGAAGTCCATCATCACGGCCGGCGGCGGCAAGATCGCCAAGTCGGAATACTGGGGCATCAAGTCCCTCGCCTACCGGGTCAAGAAGAACCGGCGCGCCCACTTCACGCTGCTCAACATCGACGCCCCGGCCGCGGCCGTGGCCGAGATGGAGCGCCAGATGCGCATCAACGAGGACGTGATCCGCCTCCTGACGATCCGCGTCGACGAGCACGAGGAAGGCCCCTCGGCCATGCTCCGCAAGCGCGAGGACAGCGACCGCGACGACCGCGGCGAGCGCGGCGAGCGCCGGGGCGGCTCCGGCCGCTTCGACCGTGAGCGCGGCGGCGGCGGTGACCGCGGCGGCCGCTTCTCGGGCCGCGCGCCCGCGGCCGCCACCCAGCCCGCCGGAGAAGCCTGA
- the fabG gene encoding 3-oxoacyl-[acyl-carrier-protein] reductase has product MFDLQGATALVTGATGGLGGAIARALRAQGARVAVSGTRREALDALAAELGGDCPVLPCDLGDRAAVEGLARDAEAALGSLDILVNNAGITRDGLAVRMKDEDWDTVLSVDLTSGFVLARAALKGMMKRRHGRIIGITSVVGVTGNAGQSNYAAAKAGMIGMSKALAAEVASRGITVNCIAPGFIESPMTDALNEKQRTAILGTVPAGRLGLGAEIAAAAVYLASRESAYVTGQTLHVNGGMAMI; this is encoded by the coding sequence ATGTTCGACCTCCAGGGCGCGACCGCCCTCGTCACCGGCGCCACGGGCGGCCTCGGCGGCGCCATCGCCCGCGCGCTCCGCGCCCAAGGGGCCCGCGTGGCCGTGTCCGGCACGCGCCGCGAGGCGCTCGACGCCCTCGCGGCCGAACTCGGCGGCGACTGTCCGGTGCTGCCCTGCGACCTCGGCGACCGCGCCGCCGTCGAGGGGCTCGCGCGGGACGCCGAGGCGGCGCTGGGCTCGCTCGACATCCTGGTCAACAACGCGGGCATCACCCGCGACGGTCTGGCCGTGCGCATGAAGGACGAGGACTGGGACACGGTGCTGTCCGTCGACCTCACCTCCGGCTTCGTCCTGGCCCGCGCGGCCCTGAAGGGGATGATGAAGCGCCGCCACGGGCGCATCATCGGCATCACCTCCGTGGTGGGCGTCACCGGCAACGCCGGCCAGAGCAACTACGCCGCCGCCAAGGCGGGCATGATCGGCATGTCGAAGGCGCTGGCCGCCGAGGTGGCGAGCCGCGGCATCACGGTCAACTGCATCGCGCCGGGCTTCATCGAGAGCCCCATGACGGACGCGCTGAACGAGAAGCAGCGCACCGCGATCCTCGGCACCGTGCCGGCCGGACGACTCGGCCTCGGCGCCGAGATCGCCGCCGCCGCGGTCTATCTGGCCAGCCGCGAGAGCGCCTACGTGACGGGGCAGACGCTCCACGTCAACGGCGGAATGGCAATGATCTGA
- the fabF gene encoding beta-ketoacyl-ACP synthase II — protein sequence MNAARRVVITGIGLVTPLGGDADTTWRRLIAGHSGAGPITHFKVDDLPSRIACMVPRGSSADGAFDADEWMEPKEQRKVDDFILYAVGAATQALKDAGWEPKSDQDQIDTGVMIGSGIGGLGGIQDGSLLVEQKGPRRLSPFFIPGRLINLAGGYVSIRHGLRGPNSAVVTACSTGAHAIGDAARIIMWGDAEVMVAGGAESAVNRIGYAGFCACRALSTGFNDEPTRASRPYDKDRDGFVMGEGAGVVVLENYDHAVARGAKIYAEVVGYGMSGDAYHITAPSESGDGAYRCMAAALKRAGVEASQIDYVNAHGTSTPLGDEIELGALQRLLGDAAPGVAMSSTKSAIGHLLGAAGSVEAIFCALAMRDGMLPPTLNLDNPSVDTPIDLVPHTAKPKTVDIALSNSFGFGGTNASLVLRKV from the coding sequence GTGAACGCAGCGCGACGCGTCGTCATCACCGGGATCGGTCTGGTGACGCCCCTCGGCGGTGACGCCGACACGACATGGCGGCGGCTCATCGCGGGCCACAGCGGCGCCGGCCCCATCACGCATTTCAAGGTCGACGACCTGCCGAGCCGCATCGCCTGCATGGTGCCGCGCGGCTCCTCCGCCGACGGCGCCTTCGACGCCGACGAGTGGATGGAGCCCAAGGAGCAGCGCAAGGTCGACGACTTCATCCTCTACGCCGTGGGCGCCGCCACGCAGGCGCTCAAGGACGCGGGCTGGGAGCCCAAGTCCGACCAGGACCAGATCGACACCGGCGTGATGATCGGCTCGGGCATCGGCGGCCTCGGCGGCATCCAGGACGGCTCGCTGCTCGTCGAGCAGAAGGGCCCGCGGCGCCTGTCGCCCTTCTTCATCCCCGGCCGCCTCATCAACCTCGCCGGCGGCTACGTGTCGATCCGGCACGGGCTGCGCGGCCCCAACAGCGCCGTCGTCACGGCCTGCTCGACGGGCGCCCACGCGATCGGCGACGCCGCCCGGATCATCATGTGGGGCGACGCCGAGGTGATGGTGGCGGGCGGCGCCGAGTCGGCCGTCAACCGCATCGGCTACGCCGGCTTCTGCGCCTGCCGCGCGCTGTCCACCGGCTTCAACGACGAGCCCACGCGCGCGTCCCGCCCCTACGACAAGGACCGCGACGGCTTCGTCATGGGCGAGGGCGCCGGCGTCGTGGTGCTGGAGAACTACGACCACGCGGTCGCGCGCGGCGCCAAGATCTACGCCGAAGTGGTCGGCTACGGCATGTCGGGCGACGCCTACCACATCACCGCGCCCTCCGAGTCGGGCGACGGCGCCTACCGCTGCATGGCGGCGGCGCTGAAGCGGGCCGGGGTCGAGGCCTCGCAGATCGACTACGTCAACGCGCACGGCACCTCGACGCCGCTCGGCGACGAGATCGAGCTCGGCGCGCTCCAGCGGCTGCTGGGCGACGCGGCGCCGGGCGTCGCCATGTCGTCGACCAAGTCGGCCATCGGCCACCTGCTCGGCGCGGCCGGCTCCGTCGAGGCGATCTTCTGCGCGCTCGCCATGCGGGACGGCATGCTGCCTCCCACCCTCAACCTCGACAACCCGTCGGTCGACACGCCCATCGACCTCGTGCCCCACACCGCCAAGCCGAAGACCGTGGACATCGCCCTGTCGAACTCCTTCGGCTTCGGTGGAACAAATGCGTCACTGGTGCTGCGGAAGGTGTGA